In Cytobacillus oceanisediminis, the following proteins share a genomic window:
- a CDS encoding glycosyltransferase family 4 protein encodes MRVIYLCQHFPPETGAPQIRVYEVSKELMNRGHQVEVLTAFPHHPHGIIPDEYKGRFYQFEHWDGIPVHRSWIYPSPKGSFWKRLASYFSFTFSAFYSLAKAKPTDVIICNSPPLFLGITGWVGAKLKRAKFVFNVADIWPESAVELGLVKNKTFIRMAEKLENFLYRNAWKIAGATEGICSYYVKKGKSSEDVFLLPNGVNTDYFKPLDKDQAIIKKAGLEGKKVFTYAGNFGYAQGLDSVLQAAALVKDSHPDVHFLFVGDGQEKDKLLALKEELQLTNVTFYGSVPLEEMPKIFSVSDFSVVSLRNIDLFKGARPSKIFPAISTGTPVLYCGVGESAEILNEYNCGRIAPPENPEGIAAAVKELAAITGEDYQQMCQNGRKLAIDQYSWKSIVEDLIHHLEGENKKERSMG; translated from the coding sequence ATGAGAGTAATCTATTTATGTCAGCATTTTCCCCCTGAAACAGGTGCTCCTCAAATACGAGTGTATGAAGTGAGCAAGGAACTCATGAATAGAGGACATCAGGTGGAAGTATTAACAGCTTTTCCTCATCATCCGCATGGCATTATTCCGGATGAATATAAAGGCAGGTTTTATCAATTTGAACATTGGGATGGAATTCCTGTCCATCGTTCATGGATCTATCCATCACCGAAAGGAAGCTTTTGGAAGAGGCTTGCTTCCTATTTTTCTTTTACGTTTAGTGCTTTTTATTCTCTGGCAAAAGCAAAGCCTACAGATGTCATCATTTGCAATTCGCCTCCATTATTTCTTGGCATAACGGGCTGGGTGGGCGCTAAATTAAAGAGGGCCAAATTTGTATTTAATGTGGCGGATATTTGGCCGGAATCTGCTGTTGAGCTGGGATTGGTTAAGAATAAAACCTTTATCAGAATGGCTGAAAAACTGGAGAATTTCCTATACCGCAATGCCTGGAAAATAGCAGGTGCAACAGAAGGGATATGCAGCTATTATGTCAAGAAGGGGAAATCAAGCGAGGATGTTTTCCTTTTGCCCAATGGCGTAAATACTGATTACTTTAAGCCGTTAGATAAAGACCAGGCCATCATAAAAAAAGCCGGGCTGGAAGGTAAAAAGGTGTTCACTTATGCCGGCAATTTTGGTTATGCACAGGGCCTTGATTCCGTTTTGCAGGCAGCTGCCCTGGTTAAGGATTCCCATCCGGATGTCCACTTTTTATTTGTAGGGGATGGACAGGAGAAGGATAAGCTGCTCGCCTTAAAAGAAGAGCTGCAGCTGACAAACGTCACTTTTTATGGTTCGGTTCCATTAGAAGAAATGCCAAAGATTTTTTCTGTATCTGATTTTAGCGTTGTATCTCTTAGAAATATTGATTTGTTTAAAGGAGCGCGGCCTTCGAAGATTTTTCCGGCCATCTCAACTGGAACGCCGGTATTGTATTGCGGAGTTGGAGAGAGTGCCGAGATTTTAAATGAATATAATTGCGGCAGAATCGCACCTCCGGAAAATCCTGAAGGAATTGCAGCGGCAGTTAAAGAATTAGCGGCGATAACTGGTGAGGATTATCAGC
- a CDS encoding glycosyltransferase → MKVVLLSPSKSSHTHKWALFYKQQGIEVTVMTFKDHYSEENAKEVHTVVLPKLLPGKLSYLFAVSHLRKLLKELKPDILHAHFVSSYGLVGALTQFHPFYVSVWGTDIYQFPLKNTVNRRIVEYTLGKADVICSTSHIMAKETSKYTDKEIEVTPFGVDLSLFCPKKKEEGTSLKIGIAKGLDDVYGFRDLFQAFVILRSSFQDLELMIVGDGPMREEYQELCRSLGIADAVHFIGRVPNHLVPNYLREMAVVVMPSLEESFGVTAVEAMACGVPVVVSDADGLKEVVKNRETGLIVSKGNSDMLAKAVAELLNDEGLRAILGQNGVKHVRDHYDWQENAGRMLKLYRASIANSGKRNDK, encoded by the coding sequence ATGAAAGTAGTGCTGCTTTCGCCGAGTAAATCATCACATACTCATAAATGGGCGCTTTTTTATAAGCAACAGGGAATTGAGGTTACGGTTATGACCTTTAAGGACCATTACTCTGAGGAAAACGCTAAAGAGGTTCATACCGTTGTTCTGCCTAAGCTCTTGCCGGGCAAGCTTTCCTACTTATTTGCTGTTTCTCATTTGCGCAAGCTATTAAAGGAATTAAAGCCAGATATCCTGCATGCCCACTTTGTTTCAAGCTATGGATTAGTAGGCGCTTTAACTCAATTTCATCCATTTTATGTTTCCGTGTGGGGTACAGATATTTACCAATTCCCATTAAAGAACACTGTTAATCGCAGGATCGTGGAATACACATTAGGGAAAGCGGATGTGATCTGTTCTACAAGCCATATCATGGCTAAGGAAACAAGCAAGTATACAGATAAGGAAATAGAAGTAACTCCGTTTGGCGTTGACCTTTCCCTTTTTTGTCCTAAGAAGAAAGAAGAGGGGACAAGCTTGAAAATCGGGATTGCCAAAGGGCTGGATGATGTCTACGGTTTCCGTGATTTATTTCAGGCATTCGTCATTTTACGCTCCTCTTTTCAGGATCTGGAGCTTATGATCGTTGGCGACGGACCTATGAGGGAAGAGTATCAAGAGCTCTGCCGATCACTGGGAATAGCAGATGCTGTCCACTTTATTGGCCGGGTGCCCAACCATCTGGTGCCGAACTATCTTCGTGAAATGGCTGTTGTTGTGATGCCTTCCCTTGAAGAAAGCTTTGGAGTAACAGCAGTAGAGGCTATGGCTTGTGGAGTCCCAGTTGTTGTATCGGATGCAGATGGTTTAAAAGAAGTTGTAAAGAATCGGGAAACAGGGCTGATTGTCTCTAAAGGAAACTCTGACATGCTTGCAAAGGCTGTGGCGGAATTGCTGAACGATGAAGGTCTCCGCGCTATTCTGGGACAAAACGGAGTCAAGCATGTCCGTGATCATTACGATTGGCAGGAAAATGCCGGCCGGATGCTAAAGCTTTATAGGGCTTCTATAGCTAATTCCGGAAAACGAAACGATAAATAA
- a CDS encoding glycosyltransferase — MKSVLVYYPFPLSENANSGSKLRPLEMKKAFHTWGTENVVNIIVISGTSDQRDQQFQQLLSSGKLDNLWFCYMENQTIPLWLTDPGHKPKRPFIDRKILRYLKQQNVPVGVFYRDVYWKFDHIYPLTGAKKKIMQSIYRIEEKFYEKYCDVIFLPSLEMGQYVDIDRKMADLPPGGKERPISAREKHDGPFRAIYVGAINGEDYGLSLMLDALMEANKESEICKLTIVCRQGEYEAADKANKEKIKELDIDVRHISGSELDSLYEEMDFAFIPRKCTEYQNFSMPVKLVEYLSNGLPIIATACDAQKRFLESNRYGVICKDNSSSMAEAIKEMAESLEQYQANIEATFLRNHSWVARVEKVKASLTGEQS, encoded by the coding sequence ATGAAATCAGTTTTAGTTTATTACCCTTTCCCATTATCGGAGAATGCCAATAGCGGATCCAAGCTTCGCCCGCTTGAAATGAAAAAGGCTTTTCATACTTGGGGAACTGAAAATGTGGTTAATATCATCGTGATATCCGGAACTTCCGATCAGCGGGATCAGCAGTTTCAGCAGCTCCTTTCGTCGGGGAAGCTGGATAACCTATGGTTCTGCTATATGGAGAATCAGACCATTCCCCTTTGGCTTACAGATCCAGGGCACAAACCCAAAAGGCCATTTATAGATCGGAAAATCCTGCGTTACCTCAAGCAGCAAAATGTGCCAGTAGGGGTTTTTTATCGGGATGTGTATTGGAAATTTGATCATATCTATCCGTTAACAGGAGCAAAAAAGAAAATCATGCAGTCCATCTACAGGATTGAAGAGAAATTTTATGAAAAATATTGCGATGTGATTTTTCTCCCTAGCCTGGAGATGGGACAATATGTAGACATTGACCGAAAAATGGCTGACTTGCCTCCGGGCGGAAAAGAGCGGCCTATATCTGCCAGGGAAAAGCATGATGGGCCTTTCAGGGCCATTTATGTTGGTGCCATAAATGGGGAAGATTATGGTTTATCTTTAATGCTCGATGCTTTAATGGAAGCAAATAAGGAGTCAGAGATCTGTAAGCTGACGATTGTGTGCAGACAAGGGGAATACGAGGCTGCAGATAAAGCGAATAAAGAGAAAATTAAAGAGCTGGATATTGACGTACGGCATATTAGCGGAAGTGAGCTTGATTCACTATATGAGGAGATGGATTTTGCTTTTATCCCGCGAAAATGTACAGAGTATCAGAACTTTTCAATGCCTGTAAAGCTTGTTGAGTATTTATCCAACGGTTTGCCGATTATAGCAACCGCATGTGATGCACAAAAGCGTTTTCTTGAAAGCAATAGGTATGGTGTTATCTGTAAAGATAATTCTTCTTCCATGGCTGAAGCAATAAAAGAAATGGCAGAGTCCCTTGAGCAATATCAGGCAAATATTGAAGCTACATTCCTAAGAAATCATTCATGGGTAGCAAGAGTGGAAAAAGTTAAAGCTTCGCTGACAGGGGAACAGTCATGA
- the wecB gene encoding non-hydrolyzing UDP-N-acetylglucosamine 2-epimerase — protein sequence MKIVTVLGARPQFIKAAPVSRALRQNHQEIIVHTGQHYDANMSDIFFEELNIPKPDYHLAVGSGNHGKQTGEMMAKIEEIVLKEKPDYVLVYGDTNSTLAGSLVAAKLHIPVIHIEAGLRSFNKLMPEEVNRILTDHISEYLFCPTDTAVENLKNENITRNVINIGDVMYDAVLYNRELAKEKSRILEDAQLNKGDYLLITIHRAENTDDPEKMKGILQAFSSTEETKVWPIHPRTKHKLADYGLNVEEIPNLKIIDPVGYLDMLTLEANARKIVTDSGGVQKEAYFMEVPCVTVREQTEWVETLEGEANILVGTDQTKMTEAINKEVKPEYKQLFGNGEAASKIVEVLEQGLKA from the coding sequence ATGAAAATCGTAACAGTTCTAGGCGCACGCCCTCAATTTATAAAGGCTGCTCCAGTCTCACGTGCTTTAAGGCAAAACCATCAGGAAATTATTGTACATACAGGACAGCACTATGATGCCAATATGTCGGATATCTTCTTTGAAGAGTTAAATATTCCAAAGCCTGATTATCATTTAGCGGTAGGTTCCGGAAACCATGGGAAGCAGACTGGCGAAATGATGGCTAAAATTGAAGAAATTGTTCTAAAAGAAAAACCGGATTATGTACTTGTTTACGGAGATACAAATTCAACTCTTGCAGGCTCATTGGTTGCTGCAAAGCTTCATATCCCTGTCATTCATATTGAAGCAGGATTAAGAAGCTTTAATAAGCTTATGCCTGAAGAAGTGAACCGGATCTTGACTGACCATATTTCAGAGTACCTTTTCTGCCCGACGGATACAGCGGTTGAAAATCTAAAGAATGAAAATATTACAAGAAACGTCATCAATATCGGGGACGTCATGTATGACGCCGTTTTGTATAATCGTGAGCTTGCAAAGGAAAAGTCGCGTATTCTTGAAGACGCACAGCTAAACAAGGGAGATTATCTGCTCATCACGATTCACCGTGCTGAAAATACGGATGATCCGGAAAAAATGAAAGGCATTCTTCAGGCATTTTCAAGCACAGAAGAAACCAAGGTTTGGCCTATTCACCCGCGTACAAAACACAAGCTTGCTGATTACGGTCTAAATGTGGAGGAAATCCCTAATCTGAAAATCATTGATCCAGTAGGGTATCTTGATATGTTAACGCTTGAGGCAAATGCACGAAAGATTGTAACAGATTCTGGCGGTGTGCAGAAGGAAGCTTATTTCATGGAGGTTCCATGTGTTACGGTTAGAGAGCAGACAGAATGGGTGGAAACCCTTGAAGGAGAGGCCAATATCCTTGTAGGGACAGATCAGACAAAAATGACTGAAGCCATTAATAAAGAGGTAAAGCCTGAATATAAGCAATTATTCGGAAACGGAGAAGCTGCCAGCAAAATTGTTGAAGTGCTTGAACAGGGGTTAAAGGCGTAA
- a CDS encoding N-acetyltransferase — MNFIDPSAAVDSSAKVGYFSVIEKGAKIGQNVVIGNRVTIHEDTVIGDNTTIADGAVVGKPPKPAKTSTVKLSDSIPALEVGEDVTIGANCVIYRGAAIGSNTLIADLASVRENVEIGDYVIVGRGVTVENYVKIGSRTKIQSNSYITAYTTLEEQVFIAPCVTTTNDNFMGRTEERFDKIKGAIVKRGARVGGASIILPGITVAEETFVAAGALVTKDTEEKTVVKGIPAKFLRMVDERELL, encoded by the coding sequence ATGAACTTTATCGATCCTTCCGCAGCAGTAGATTCTTCAGCAAAAGTAGGATATTTTAGTGTCATTGAAAAAGGCGCAAAGATTGGCCAGAACGTAGTCATCGGGAATCGAGTTACGATCCATGAGGATACGGTTATTGGCGACAATACAACGATTGCTGACGGTGCTGTTGTAGGAAAACCGCCAAAACCGGCAAAAACGAGTACGGTTAAGCTTTCTGACTCCATTCCGGCGCTTGAGGTTGGGGAAGATGTCACGATCGGTGCTAATTGTGTGATCTACCGTGGAGCAGCAATTGGTTCAAACACGCTTATAGCGGACCTTGCCAGCGTAAGGGAAAACGTGGAGATTGGGGATTATGTCATTGTAGGGCGCGGTGTCACAGTTGAAAACTATGTGAAGATTGGCAGCCGGACAAAGATTCAATCCAATTCCTATATTACGGCTTATACGACTCTCGAAGAGCAGGTATTTATTGCTCCGTGTGTTACGACTACTAATGATAACTTTATGGGAAGAACAGAAGAAAGATTCGATAAGATCAAAGGAGCAATCGTTAAACGCGGCGCAAGGGTTGGCGGTGCTTCCATCATTCTCCCGGGTATAACAGTCGCAGAAGAAACTTTTGTAGCTGCCGGGGCTTTAGTAACAAAAGATACCGAAGAGAAAACAGTAGTTAAAGGAATTCCTGCGAAGTTCCTTAGAATGGTTGATGAAAGAGAATTATTATAG
- a CDS encoding nucleotide sugar dehydrogenase: MSHHKTLLEKINNKEAVIGVVGLGYVGLPLAVEKAKAGFKVIGFDVQAARVEEVNMGINYIGDVVDEDLKDMVKGGKLEATTDYQRIQEVDAVAICVPTPLDVYQQPDTSYVESSAKEIAKYAHEGMLVVLESTTYPGTTEEIVKPALEEKGLKTGETVFVAYSPERVDPGNKQFKTKNTPKVVGGITANCTEVAAALYRNVLEGDVFEVSSPAIAEMEKIFENTFRHINIALANEMAILCDRMGIDVWEVIDAAKTKPYGFMAFYPGPGLGGHCIPIDPFYLTWKAREYNYHTRLIELAGEINNSMPEFVVNRAMHLLNEDGKALRGAKVTLLGVAYKKDIEDVRESPVLKIIELLDAQGADYTVVDPYVKSFKSCNTRVETVELTKELLNESDLVLLTTDHSDFDYEMIARESKSIFDTRNAMKDVAKPNKYNKL, encoded by the coding sequence ATGAGCCACCATAAAACACTATTAGAAAAAATTAATAATAAAGAAGCTGTCATTGGAGTAGTTGGGTTAGGTTATGTAGGACTGCCTCTTGCAGTTGAAAAAGCAAAAGCAGGCTTTAAAGTTATTGGCTTTGATGTGCAGGCAGCAAGAGTAGAAGAAGTAAACATGGGTATTAACTATATTGGCGATGTTGTGGATGAAGACCTTAAGGATATGGTTAAAGGCGGAAAGTTGGAAGCGACAACTGATTATCAGCGCATCCAGGAAGTTGATGCTGTGGCGATTTGTGTCCCAACCCCTCTTGACGTTTATCAGCAGCCTGACACTTCATATGTAGAATCTTCTGCTAAGGAAATTGCCAAATATGCTCATGAAGGCATGCTTGTTGTTCTTGAGTCAACAACATACCCTGGCACAACTGAAGAAATCGTTAAACCTGCCCTGGAGGAAAAAGGCCTTAAAACAGGTGAAACTGTATTTGTTGCCTACTCGCCTGAACGTGTTGACCCAGGCAATAAGCAATTCAAAACGAAGAACACGCCTAAAGTTGTTGGCGGTATTACAGCCAACTGTACGGAAGTAGCTGCTGCTTTATACCGCAATGTACTCGAAGGAGATGTTTTCGAAGTATCAAGCCCGGCTATTGCTGAAATGGAGAAAATTTTCGAAAATACATTCCGCCATATTAATATTGCCCTAGCCAACGAAATGGCTATTCTGTGTGACAGAATGGGAATTGATGTATGGGAAGTAATTGATGCAGCTAAAACAAAGCCTTATGGCTTCATGGCTTTCTATCCGGGTCCTGGTCTTGGCGGCCACTGTATTCCAATCGATCCATTCTATTTAACATGGAAAGCCAGAGAATATAACTATCATACTAGACTTATCGAATTAGCCGGAGAAATTAACAACTCAATGCCTGAGTTTGTTGTTAACCGTGCTATGCACCTTCTAAATGAAGATGGAAAGGCACTAAGAGGAGCTAAAGTTACACTATTGGGTGTTGCTTATAAAAAGGATATTGAAGATGTGCGTGAATCTCCTGTCCTTAAAATTATTGAACTATTAGATGCTCAGGGTGCTGATTACACAGTTGTAGATCCTTATGTTAAATCATTCAAGTCATGTAATACACGAGTTGAAACGGTTGAATTAACGAAGGAACTATTAAATGAATCTGACTTGGTTCTTTTGACGACAGACCACTCCGATTTCGACTATGAAATGATCGCACGAGAAAGCAAGTCCATTTTTGATACAAGAAACGCAATGAAAGACGTTGCAAAACCTAATAAATACAACAAACTATAA
- a CDS encoding Gfo/Idh/MocA family protein, which yields MINFAIVGMGHIANKHIESIQKVEGANLFAICDTNPERLELDLPGVKKYTDLNEMLTENKDIHVVNICVPSGLHARLTKVVADHKRHIIVEKPMSLKLEDSVEMIKVAKENNVKLAVVHPNRFRPGVQKLKAELEKGSFGKLSHANATVRWNRGQAYYDQADWRGTKEFDGGVLMNQAIHDLDLMLWLMGPVESVQAMAATRLRKIETEDVAAAVVQFKSGALGVIEAATTIYPKNLEESISVFGETASVKISGRTANYIETWDIEGVSEEEAASVKEEVSKDPFGTPGHQCIIEDMVYAVKEDRDPIVTGEDGIAPVKLILSILESAETGKKVFIQ from the coding sequence ATGATAAATTTTGCTATTGTAGGCATGGGGCATATTGCGAATAAGCATATTGAATCCATTCAAAAAGTTGAGGGGGCTAACCTCTTTGCAATATGTGATACAAACCCTGAAAGGCTCGAACTTGATTTGCCGGGTGTGAAAAAATATACTGATTTAAATGAAATGCTTACTGAAAACAAAGACATCCATGTAGTCAATATATGCGTACCATCCGGGCTGCATGCAAGGCTTACGAAAGTGGTTGCTGACCATAAGCGGCATATCATCGTTGAAAAGCCAATGTCTTTGAAGCTTGAGGATTCAGTAGAAATGATTAAAGTGGCAAAAGAAAATAATGTGAAGCTTGCGGTTGTCCATCCAAACCGATTCCGGCCTGGTGTTCAAAAGCTTAAGGCGGAGCTTGAAAAAGGCTCTTTCGGCAAATTAAGCCATGCCAATGCAACGGTTAGATGGAATCGCGGCCAAGCATACTATGATCAAGCTGACTGGCGCGGCACGAAAGAATTTGATGGCGGAGTATTGATGAATCAGGCTATACATGATCTGGATTTGATGCTTTGGCTGATGGGCCCTGTTGAATCGGTACAGGCTATGGCTGCTACCCGCCTCCGCAAAATTGAAACAGAGGATGTTGCAGCTGCAGTCGTGCAATTCAAGAGTGGGGCTTTAGGTGTTATTGAAGCAGCAACGACGATCTACCCTAAAAACCTTGAAGAATCTATCTCCGTCTTCGGTGAAACGGCTTCGGTGAAAATCAGCGGCCGTACAGCAAATTATATTGAAACGTGGGATATCGAAGGCGTCTCAGAGGAAGAAGCAGCCTCCGTTAAGGAAGAAGTGAGTAAAGATCCATTTGGCACGCCAGGGCATCAGTGCATTATTGAAGACATGGTGTATGCTGTTAAAGAAGATCGTGACCCTATTGTTACAGGTGAAGACGGGATCGCTCCCGTTAAACTGATTTTATCCATTTTGGAATCCGCAGAAACTGGAAAAAAAGTCTTTATCCAATAA
- a CDS encoding DegT/DnrJ/EryC1/StrS family aminotransferase produces the protein MKVPMLDLSEQYQSLRSEVLEVLDGVMSSSRFILGDNVKKLEQDVAKYSNVAHGIGCGNGSDAIHIALQALGVSEGDEVITTPFTFFATGGAIARAGATPVYVDIDPVTFNIDPNKIEEAITEKTKAIIPVHLYGQMADMEKIAEIAKKHNLAVVEDAAQAIGAKHNGKTVGELGTAATYSFFPTKNLGAYGDGGMVVTNDDEVAEQSRVIRVHGSKPKYYHHVLGYNSRLDELQAAVLNVKFPHLDHWSELRREKAENYTKLLKEALGDTVATPVEKEGNYHVFHQYTIRVEKRDELQEYLKEQGVATMIYYPLPLHVQPVFKELGYKEGDFPVTEKAAKEALSLPMFPELKLEQQEYVVAKIAEFYGK, from the coding sequence ATGAAAGTTCCTATGCTTGACCTTAGTGAACAATACCAATCCTTAAGAAGTGAAGTTTTGGAAGTGCTTGATGGCGTAATGAGCTCTTCACGTTTTATATTAGGAGATAATGTAAAAAAGCTTGAACAAGATGTTGCTAAATACAGTAATGTTGCCCATGGAATTGGCTGCGGCAACGGAAGCGATGCCATACATATTGCTTTACAGGCTTTAGGTGTGAGTGAAGGCGATGAAGTTATCACGACTCCTTTCACATTCTTTGCAACGGGTGGAGCTATTGCAAGAGCAGGTGCGACACCGGTTTACGTAGATATTGACCCTGTTACATTTAACATTGATCCGAACAAGATTGAAGAAGCTATCACAGAAAAAACAAAAGCAATTATTCCTGTGCATTTATACGGGCAAATGGCTGATATGGAGAAAATTGCTGAAATCGCGAAGAAACATAATCTTGCCGTTGTTGAAGATGCTGCTCAAGCGATAGGCGCGAAGCATAATGGAAAGACAGTTGGTGAACTTGGAACTGCTGCTACTTATAGCTTCTTCCCAACTAAAAATCTGGGTGCCTATGGAGACGGTGGAATGGTTGTAACAAATGATGATGAGGTTGCTGAACAAAGCCGTGTTATCCGTGTGCATGGAAGCAAGCCTAAATATTATCATCATGTTCTAGGCTATAACAGCCGTTTGGATGAACTTCAAGCTGCCGTTTTAAATGTTAAATTCCCGCATTTGGATCATTGGAGTGAGCTTAGACGCGAAAAGGCGGAAAATTACACTAAGCTTCTTAAAGAGGCTCTAGGCGACACAGTTGCTACACCAGTGGAGAAAGAAGGGAACTATCACGTTTTCCATCAGTATACAATTAGAGTGGAAAAGCGTGATGAGCTTCAGGAATATCTGAAAGAACAGGGAGTAGCTACAATGATTTACTACCCGCTTCCTCTTCATGTTCAGCCTGTATTCAAGGAGCTTGGATATAAAGAAGGGGACTTCCCTGTTACGGAGAAGGCGGCTAAAGAAGCATTATCATTGCCAATGTTCCCTGAACTAAAATTAGAGCAGCAAGAATATGTTGTGGCGAAAATAGCCGAATTCTACGGAAAATAA
- a CDS encoding glycosyltransferase family 4 protein gives MYIQAGIAFLVSLVTVLIATPFVQRFALKIGAVDKPNHRKVHQKLMPRLGGLAIFIGVIAGYFAGGVYNQKVTAISVGAILIVIIGILDDKYELSAKIKFAGQILVASLIVASGLTVDLLTIPYIGDFELGWWSYPVTIFWIVAITNAINLIDGLDGLSAGISAIGIATIAIMAGLSGAMLIFTFSAILLGSILGFLYYNFYPAKIFMGDTGALFLGYSISILSLLGLYKSVTLFSFLVPIIILGVPVFDTTFAILRRLVNNRPISAPDKSHLHHRLLALGLSHRNTVLAIYAFGILFSISAVLVSESTLWGTIFIIFGLLVVTEIIAELIGLVSDRYRPIINLYKKITGTRSLGRTGNK, from the coding sequence ATGTATATTCAAGCTGGTATAGCTTTTTTAGTATCCTTAGTTACTGTTCTGATTGCCACGCCTTTTGTACAAAGATTCGCACTAAAAATTGGTGCTGTAGATAAGCCAAACCATAGAAAAGTTCACCAAAAGCTCATGCCTCGTTTAGGTGGTCTAGCTATTTTTATTGGGGTTATTGCCGGCTACTTTGCAGGCGGTGTTTATAATCAAAAAGTTACTGCGATAAGTGTCGGTGCTATTTTAATCGTAATTATCGGCATACTTGACGATAAATACGAATTATCAGCGAAAATCAAATTTGCTGGGCAAATCCTTGTTGCTTCATTAATAGTGGCAAGCGGTCTGACAGTAGATCTCTTAACCATTCCCTATATTGGTGATTTTGAATTGGGATGGTGGAGCTATCCTGTTACTATTTTTTGGATCGTAGCCATCACAAATGCGATCAATCTGATAGATGGTTTAGATGGATTATCGGCAGGAATCTCTGCTATCGGAATAGCAACCATCGCCATTATGGCGGGCCTTTCTGGAGCCATGCTCATCTTTACCTTCTCCGCCATACTGCTAGGAAGCATATTAGGGTTTTTATATTACAACTTTTATCCTGCCAAAATATTCATGGGGGATACAGGTGCACTATTCCTGGGGTATTCCATTTCGATTCTATCCCTATTAGGGCTGTATAAAAGTGTGACCTTATTTAGCTTCTTGGTTCCGATAATTATTTTAGGTGTGCCGGTTTTTGATACAACCTTTGCCATCTTGCGCAGACTCGTGAATAACAGGCCGATATCTGCTCCAGATAAATCGCATTTGCATCACAGGCTGTTAGCGTTGGGATTGTCACATCGAAATACCGTTTTGGCCATTTATGCCTTTGGTATTTTATTTAGCATCAGTGCTGTATTAGTGTCTGAATCGACTTTATGGGGCACAATCTTTATTATTTTTGGCCTGCTTGTGGTGACGGAAATAATTGCTGAGCTTATCGGATTAGTTTCTGATCGGTACAGGCCTATCATCAATTTGTATAAAAAGATTACAGGAACCCGCTCATTAGGGAGAACAGGAAATAAGTAA